The sequence GTTCACCGTGGGCAGCATCAAATCAACCCTCTTAAAACAACTCCTGTTCAAACTTTTCCATGGATCCTGGTGGGGAGCTTACTAAAAATGAAGTCTCTTGGGTCAGCTCTCCAGGAATTCAGAGTCAGCAGATCTGGAGGGGGGCCcagaaatttgcattttaaccagTGAGTCTAGTACCCGCTAAAAAACAAAGCCTGGGGGAAGGAGCTTCTCCTGCCCACTGATCTCTCCACTCTCTGCATCCCAGAGGCAGCCTCTGCTGGGGACAGTCCCTCTGGGTAGACACAGCCCCCAGATTCGTATCCCAGTCAGAAATCGGTCTGATTGTGAATAACCTCAGCTCACTGAAATGTTAACCTTAACTTGATTGGAATGCTAAGCACAATTCATTAGAGTGGATAAAGCTGTTTCTTAGTGGCTAAGTGTCCTGTCACACTccaggaaagtttttttttatttttatttttataattttatttatttttttccccccaaagccccagtagatagttgtatgtcatagctgcacatccttctagttgctgtatgtgggacgcggcctcagcatggccagagaagcggtgcgtcggtgcgcgcctggggttccgaacccgggtgGCCAgcaagcagagcgcgtgcacttaaccgctaagccacggggcccgccctccAGGAAAGTTTAGAATTGAACATAGAGGTAGTAGAATAAATCAAACTCATTGTATTAATGTTCTTGTCCTAAGTTTAGTAATAATCAGTGTGTACTTGGTATTTGAAAGTATCTGTAACATTGAAAAGAATTCGACATGTTGAATATATAACAGAAAAGCATTGTGATTTCAAGTTAAAATCTATAATTATGTAATTGATAAAATATATGTCAGTAATTGATACTAGATTTGTGATTTTAAGTCGAGAGGTTAGCAATGGTTGGAAAccctggctgcatattagaatcacccgGGGTGCTGTAAAAGCTACTAAGGGTGCCCCCCATATCCTAATTCCATGTCAGAGATGgagcctgtatttttttttttcagctcccCAGACTGTGAACAGCTGACATAAGAGAATTTGACTACGACTGTTACAAGTACTGAACcgttgggccagccctgatggcctcgcAGTTAAAGTTAGGCAGCCTCCGCTTTGGCaccctgggttcagttcccgagcATGGAATCACACCACTcacctgtcagtagccatgctgtggccacagcttacatagaagaactacaaggacctgtaactagaatatacaactatgtactggggctttggagaggggaaaaaaaaagtattgaacTGTTTACAAGAACTTGAAATTCATTATGTTTATAAGTTTAATTTATTAGATTTTCTAGCAACTTTAAGTATTCTGGGGAAATTATGCTTGTTAGGTTATGTATCTTAagtacttaaaaagaaaatcacatatattaaatttataagtgGAGTCAAATGTGTAAGGGAATGTAATTAAGCTGGTAATAGGGTTGAATGTTTAAAGAACTTTAGTTTGTTCAACTTGAGTTCAAACATTAACCAAGAGAAAAGttacaattatttttcttatttttctagatttATGTATAGAATAATTTCTAAGTTGAAATCGGTGGCTTAAAGAAAATTAGGTTTTTAACAATTGTTGCTCCAAAATGAGaactaaaaaaccaaaaaaaaccccaaataaaacaAGCCACACCTTCACTCCCTGTGGTCTTCCCTACCCATCCCACCTAAAATAATTCCTCCCTCCTCAGAACTTCCCATCAGCCAGATTTGCTGTTGGTCccatgggctagtggttaagtttggtgcattccacttcagcggtccgggtttggttcccaggcacagatctacaacactcattggcagccatgctgtggcagtgatccccatacaaactagaggaagactggcaacagatgttagctcagggcaaatcttcctcacaaaaaaaaaacaaaaaaaaagattcccaGCAACTTCATAACTTTCTGCTCCAAGGGGCTACCAGGATGCTTTGCAAATAGAAAATAACCCCAGAAGGGATAACTCATCATGGAGGTAGAGCATCACATTTTTCCTCCCAGACCCCTAATCAGGCATTACTGTTGCTTTGAGGAGTCAGAGGCAGATCCAGGCCTTTAATCCAGTTCCTGGTTTTCAATGCCACACCTATGCTGATAGCTTTTATCTCTGGCTCAGACCTCTCCTCTGGACTCCAGATCCAAATCTCCATTTGCCTCAGACATCTCCACTTGATGTCTAAGGGACAGCTCAAACTTAACGTGGCCAAACAGAACTTAAGATCATCCCCATCGACCTTAAGTTGTTGAGGTCAAAACTTAGATGTCATCCTCAACTCCTCTTCCCTGCACACTCTACATGCATCTGTCAGCTTATTCTGTTTGTCCTACCTCCCAAAATACATCCCAAATCTGATCACTACTCTAATCCACACCCTAAATTACCACCCAGCCTCAAATGACCCACAATAATTTCCCCTCTTCAGTCGTTTCTCCAGAGAGCAGCCAGAATGATGACATTAACATGTAAATTAGATAGATCATGTCAtatccctgcttaaaacccttcagtggttTCTTAgtgcaattagaaaaaaataaaactccttaCCCCGGGTTACAAGGCCAGATATGAGCTGACCCAAGCCCACCTCTTCACAGCCCACTTCTTTCCCTCAGACACCTCAAGACTGCAGCAGCCTCAAGGCCTTAGCACCAACGCTTTCCTATTTGACCCGCTAGTATTCATTCAGGTCTCTGGTTAAGTGTCCCCCTGGGCACCCTAGCTAAAACAGCACCATCACCACCCCCAAACCAACCTCTCTTCTGCTCTTCAAAGCATTACTTGTTTGAGGTTACTGCACCTCCCCATCCGCCCACACACTAGAATGAAcactccttgagagcagagattTGTCTACCGGTGAGCGCATGAACCAGAGGAGGCGCTCAGAAAACATTTGTTGCCCGGCCCTTGTTCTTTCTATTCCCAAGTCTCCCGCCTTCCAGGCCAGGGTTCTCCGCAGCGAAGCCCAGGGGTGAGGGGAACAGGAAGCACGAGCAGAAAAGCTCCTTCCCCTGAGGTCTGGCTAAGGGGTTCAGCACCCAGGACCCAACTTTTGTCACAGTCTCCAACTCCAGGCCTGGATTTGGGGCTGAAAAAGAAGACAGGCGGAGAGACGAGCCGGGAACTCAGGACCCCAGGTCCCCCGGCTCCTCTGTCCACTCTCCATCCCGTTAAACGGTGAGGCCTGCCGGGGGGCGCGCAGACTCAAAGGAAGAGCCCAAGTCCTCCCGGTGTGGGAGTGAGGAAGAGCAAGGACTGGCCCCTCCACGTCCCGCCAAAGAAGGAGGTACTGTACCTGGCTCTGCTGGGCCCGACAGTTCTGAGCTCCTCCTCCTGCGCCCTCGCGTCGCGCACTGCTTGCTGGGAATCGTAGTCCTTCCTTGGGTATCAGTCCACCCTTCCCAGAAACCTTTGGGAATAAAAGCTGAGACAGCACGGAGCAGGGGGACGAAGCGCGAGGGCTTCTGGGTGTTGTAGTTCAAAATATTCAATCAgcgagggggccagcccggtggcgcaagcggttaagtgcgcgcgctccgctgcggcggcccggggttcgctggttcggatcccgggcgcgcaccgacgcactgcttggtaagccatgctgtggcggcgtcccatataaagtggaggaagataggcaccgatgttagcccagggccgtcttcctcagcaaaaaaggaggaggattggcggatgttagctcagggctgatctcctcacaaaaaaaaaaaaaaaaaaaaaaaaaaaaaaaaaaatattcaatcagCGAGAAATGATTCAAGATAAAAATTGGGTAATAAATCTTACCAAATTATATAGGCTGCCCTGATATGAATCTATGAGACTTTTCTACTGCGCAAGCCATCAGTTTCCTCCGTCCTTCAAAACGACTAGCACTGAGATTCAGAAGAACTACAAATCCCATAAAGTGCTGCAGGTCGAGGGCCTTTAGAGAGCATGGTCGGCCGCGGCGCAGGCGCGGTGGTGCGAGTTCGGCAGTGGAAAAACATGGCGGCTCCGACGCTCACTGCGAGGTTGTATTCCCTGCTGTTTCGCAAGACCTCCACCTTCGCCCTGACCATCGCCGTGGGCGCCCTGTTCTTCGAGCGCGCCTTCGATCAAGGCGCGGACGCGATCTACGAACACATGAACCAGGGGGTGAGAGCCTTGGTCATCCCTGACCTTGGGCCCGCCTGAGGGGTGACAGTGGGAGTGGAGGCGGGGCGGAACTCAGTCTACCTTTGCG is a genomic window of Diceros bicornis minor isolate mBicDic1 chromosome 35, mDicBic1.mat.cur, whole genome shotgun sequence containing:
- the LOC131398326 gene encoding cytochrome b-c1 complex subunit 9, with product MAAPTLTARLYSLLFRKTSTFALTIAVGALFFERAFDQGADAIYEHMNQGKLWKHIKHKYENKE